From Echinicola jeungdonensis, the proteins below share one genomic window:
- a CDS encoding SusC/RagA family TonB-linked outer membrane protein, with amino-acid sequence MKKMLYCLKTTAKICLLGAVLQLFINQSLQAGILERGEMEILLEAEQVTITGRIIDEEGEPLPGATVSIVGTNKGTVTDLDGTYSLDVEVGATLQFSFIGFEKQQVVVGNQTQINITLKLDDNSLEEVVVVGYGEVKKSHLTGAVETLDATEIEDLPTGDLSTALAGRVLGVGVSGGATRPGSQASIRIRNPETLSKDGNGTAPLYVIDGVLQIAADGSNDATRFNTLDPAEIESISFLKDASAAIYGSRGANGAIIVTTKRGKDGKPKFNYSGSYGVNDEAYRTRMLSAYEFGMYYNIMNGPYGKAATEGDDDRFFSQDELDYFKTIDYNWLEEAWSTASTQRHNLNVSGGSQKASYFASASYFTQDGNLSTLDYDRWNFRAGADIEVMDNLKAGLQVAGYYADRTKTFNKIGGENDENDYRNLLLSPRYIPPYVNGYPVDLPSNRVGDYHYFEIQKLNNLATQTDQNMSVNLYAEYEMPFVEGLKARLSYGRNMGAGRGTQVGTRYTLYEFDRLGENEHIYDGAEVSKSREYKNGDRLYYSNQNFLSTQTNFTMSYANDFGLHSVSGLFSIERAEAESSQEDVWKEEPTSFTNGQFSTAFGGIDGRTTGSESGSLGYVGRVNYSYADKYLAEILFRSDASTKFAPENYWGKFYSGSLGWVISKEEFFNSTWIDFLKFRYSAGLLGRDEIKAWGWRQRYTFQNGKGGVFGGNSDASTGMKMERSPNRNASWSDEFKNNFGIDARFLDSRLSAVVEAYYNKETNKLMERTGNVPVTVGGSVAAENFGEINYYGFELGLGWSDNIGAFRYGADLRYGRSNNKLIVGNFNETDALYPWRDRAGQPTDNGTWGYDYLGMFKTQEDIDRYVEQYEITQVFGTVSDNLMPGMLYYRDIRGPLQADGTFAGPDGIIDENDQIQLEKGNAGHGIGSTIKLGYKGLSLNAVLTASWGDWYEYDARKPMHQNISRTFQSVPSYWGNIYDPVLNPNGVFPNPAHEKISLSPRSEFWRVDSFRMFIRNINIGYSLPKQVTDKLKISNARMYFTVLNPVSFYNPYGYKNPIGGSWDNYPVLRTYSAGLNLSL; translated from the coding sequence ATGAAAAAAATGCTTTACTGCCTTAAAACCACGGCTAAGATTTGCCTATTGGGGGCAGTTCTTCAATTGTTTATAAACCAAAGCCTCCAGGCAGGGATCTTGGAGAGAGGGGAAATGGAAATTCTCCTGGAAGCAGAACAGGTGACCATCACCGGTAGGATTATTGACGAAGAGGGCGAGCCACTTCCAGGCGCGACGGTATCTATTGTGGGCACCAATAAAGGAACTGTAACTGACCTGGATGGTACGTATAGCCTTGATGTTGAAGTAGGTGCTACTTTGCAATTCTCTTTTATAGGCTTTGAAAAGCAACAAGTGGTGGTAGGAAACCAAACTCAGATCAATATAACCTTGAAATTGGATGACAATTCTTTGGAAGAGGTAGTTGTAGTAGGTTATGGTGAGGTTAAAAAATCACACTTGACCGGTGCTGTTGAGACTTTGGATGCAACCGAAATTGAGGATCTGCCCACCGGTGACCTCAGTACTGCATTAGCAGGAAGGGTGCTTGGTGTAGGAGTGAGTGGTGGTGCAACCCGTCCTGGTTCTCAGGCTTCCATTAGAATTAGGAACCCTGAAACACTTTCCAAAGATGGTAATGGAACAGCGCCACTTTATGTGATTGATGGGGTGCTCCAAATTGCTGCTGATGGTAGTAATGATGCAACTAGGTTCAATACCTTAGATCCTGCAGAAATAGAAAGTATTTCCTTTTTGAAAGACGCTTCTGCGGCTATTTATGGTTCCAGAGGAGCCAACGGTGCAATAATCGTAACCACTAAAAGGGGTAAAGATGGCAAGCCAAAATTTAACTATAGCGGTTCTTATGGTGTAAATGATGAAGCCTATAGAACCAGGATGTTAAGTGCCTATGAGTTTGGAATGTATTACAATATCATGAACGGTCCATATGGTAAAGCGGCCACCGAGGGTGATGACGATCGGTTCTTCTCTCAAGATGAATTGGATTATTTTAAAACAATCGATTATAACTGGCTGGAAGAGGCTTGGTCTACGGCTTCTACTCAAAGGCATAACCTAAATGTAAGTGGAGGATCACAAAAAGCCAGTTATTTTGCAAGTGCCTCTTACTTTACCCAGGATGGTAACCTAAGTACCTTGGATTATGACAGATGGAACTTCAGGGCTGGGGCGGACATAGAAGTGATGGATAATTTGAAGGCCGGTCTTCAGGTTGCGGGGTATTACGCTGACCGAACTAAGACTTTTAACAAAATCGGTGGTGAGAATGATGAGAATGATTATAGAAACTTATTATTATCACCAAGATATATCCCTCCTTATGTAAATGGTTATCCAGTGGATTTGCCTAGTAACCGGGTAGGGGATTACCACTATTTTGAAATTCAAAAATTGAATAACCTGGCTACTCAAACGGACCAGAATATGAGTGTGAACTTATATGCTGAATATGAAATGCCGTTTGTGGAAGGATTGAAGGCAAGACTTTCCTATGGTAGAAATATGGGGGCAGGAAGAGGAACTCAGGTAGGTACGAGGTATACCTTATATGAATTTGATAGACTTGGAGAAAATGAGCACATCTATGATGGTGCAGAGGTTTCAAAAAGCAGGGAATATAAAAATGGTGATAGGCTTTATTATTCTAACCAAAACTTCCTTTCGACACAGACGAACTTTACAATGAGCTATGCCAATGATTTTGGATTACATAGTGTAAGTGGATTGTTTAGTATTGAACGCGCAGAAGCTGAGTCATCTCAGGAAGATGTATGGAAAGAAGAGCCAACCAGCTTTACCAATGGTCAGTTCAGTACTGCATTTGGAGGGATTGATGGTAGAACCACAGGCTCTGAATCAGGTTCTTTGGGTTATGTTGGCCGTGTGAATTACAGCTATGCTGATAAGTATTTGGCAGAAATCTTATTCCGTTCCGATGCTTCCACCAAGTTTGCTCCTGAAAATTATTGGGGTAAATTCTATTCAGGATCTCTAGGATGGGTTATTTCAAAAGAAGAATTCTTTAATTCTACCTGGATTGATTTCTTGAAGTTCAGATATTCAGCAGGTTTGCTTGGCCGTGATGAGATCAAAGCATGGGGTTGGAGACAACGTTATACCTTCCAAAATGGAAAAGGTGGCGTGTTTGGAGGTAACTCTGATGCATCTACAGGTATGAAGATGGAAAGATCTCCGAACCGTAATGCTTCATGGAGTGATGAGTTCAAAAATAACTTTGGTATCGATGCAAGGTTTTTGGACAGCAGGTTGTCAGCTGTAGTTGAAGCTTACTATAACAAGGAAACCAATAAATTGATGGAAAGGACCGGTAATGTTCCGGTAACTGTAGGTGGAAGCGTGGCTGCTGAAAACTTTGGGGAAATCAATTATTATGGTTTTGAACTTGGCTTAGGATGGAGCGATAATATCGGAGCTTTCAGATACGGTGCTGATCTACGATATGGGCGTTCAAATAATAAATTGATCGTGGGTAACTTTAACGAAACAGATGCCCTATATCCTTGGAGAGACCGTGCAGGTCAGCCTACTGATAATGGCACTTGGGGATATGATTATTTGGGGATGTTCAAGACCCAAGAAGATATCGATAGATATGTAGAGCAATACGAGATTACACAAGTGTTTGGTACTGTTTCAGATAACCTTATGCCTGGAATGCTTTATTACAGAGATATTAGAGGACCTCTTCAAGCTGATGGTACTTTCGCCGGGCCTGATGGAATCATTGATGAAAATGACCAAATTCAATTAGAAAAAGGTAATGCTGGTCATGGCATAGGTTCTACCATTAAGCTTGGCTACAAAGGATTGAGCTTGAATGCAGTATTGACGGCTTCTTGGGGTGACTGGTATGAATATGATGCCAGAAAACCAATGCACCAAAATATCAGCAGAACGTTCCAGAGCGTCCCATCATATTGGGGAAATATTTATGATCCGGTTTTAAATCCTAACGGCGTATTCCCGAATCCAGCTCATGAGAAAATCAGTTTGTCTCCTAGATCTGAATTCTGGAGAGTGGATAGCTTTAGAATGTTTATTAGAAACATCAATATAGGTTATAGCTTACCTAAGCAAGTGACGGACAAGTTGAAAATTAGCAATGCCAGAATGTACTTTACTGTGCTTAACCCGGTTAGTTTCTACAACCCATATGGTTATAAAAACCCTATTGGAGGTTCTTGGGATAATTATCCGGTATTGAGAACTTATTCAGCGGGTTTAAATCTGTCACTGTAA
- a CDS encoding RagB/SusD family nutrient uptake outer membrane protein, producing MKIIKNIWSLALAILVLTGCNDDFLEEKSDITGANEEVFQDPAMAQAYVDYVYYLFSPGNNGRNLIWDLFGNFEFAKNTDEMPGRSAINGEYAQISFTEDHALEYFGERMSTSLRNNTWTRMKQINLFLAEIDKHGLPEQLRNELKGQMYFWRAWQYFDLVKLYGGVPLILEPQNPIIADAEETEVPRSSAKECMDQIVADLDLAMELLPGKWPSEDWGRITSGAAAAFKSRVLIAYASPLFNRSDDQGRWQAAYDAATEARSILEANGFGLYQEGNLENGEAWENMWFDEVNNPEAVMIYGFNNRTSDQTRKNNGWENACRPRTLGGGGRMEPTIQLLDAFPMADGRPIGESANYEYDLNHFYKNRDPRFYKTFVFNGAQWPYKEDQNYRHWSYRWFKNTGDATPNNTTETSGANASGIYMRKSTNPNASNADNFSVSGTDIMEIRFAEVVLDIAEAAIGIGNIQEGLNAIMEVRERAGVENLDGSFGLGSGLSRDEAFAKVLTERKIEFAFEGRRFWDLRRWLLMDDTYGTTTRLGFEPIDGMRRKGIYVMVKDDAGEFYAGGSDPLIGDEDGNAIIVNRSPEEYPEGIETEEEYLDYLYDNYFEVQIKDDLDPTNNNWTFTWYPEYTFFGLNENVLSTSPYLEQTIGWPSMKGEGTFDPLAE from the coding sequence ATGAAAATAATTAAAAATATATGGAGTTTAGCACTGGCAATTTTGGTGCTAACAGGATGTAATGATGATTTCTTGGAGGAGAAATCAGATATTACCGGAGCGAATGAAGAGGTGTTTCAAGATCCTGCTATGGCCCAGGCCTATGTGGATTATGTATACTATCTATTCTCTCCAGGCAATAATGGTAGAAACCTGATTTGGGATCTTTTTGGAAACTTTGAGTTTGCAAAGAATACCGATGAAATGCCAGGTAGAAGTGCTATTAATGGAGAATATGCCCAAATATCCTTTACTGAGGACCATGCTTTGGAATATTTCGGTGAAAGAATGAGTACAAGTCTTAGAAATAATACTTGGACCCGAATGAAACAAATTAACTTGTTCTTGGCGGAAATTGATAAACATGGCCTTCCTGAGCAGTTAAGAAATGAACTTAAAGGCCAAATGTATTTCTGGAGAGCTTGGCAATATTTTGACTTGGTGAAACTTTATGGTGGTGTGCCTTTGATTTTGGAACCCCAAAACCCAATCATTGCAGATGCTGAAGAAACAGAAGTGCCAAGAAGTTCAGCAAAAGAATGTATGGACCAAATAGTGGCAGACTTGGACTTGGCGATGGAATTATTGCCAGGAAAGTGGCCATCTGAAGATTGGGGCCGTATCACAAGCGGAGCTGCAGCTGCATTTAAAAGTAGGGTGTTGATTGCCTATGCCAGTCCACTTTTTAACAGAAGTGATGACCAAGGTAGATGGCAAGCAGCGTATGATGCAGCAACTGAAGCAAGAAGTATTCTTGAAGCCAATGGTTTCGGACTTTACCAGGAAGGAAACCTGGAAAATGGAGAGGCTTGGGAAAATATGTGGTTCGATGAGGTTAATAATCCTGAGGCTGTTATGATTTATGGCTTTAACAATAGAACTTCTGATCAAACCAGAAAGAACAATGGATGGGAAAATGCCTGCCGTCCAAGAACCCTTGGTGGTGGTGGTAGAATGGAGCCAACTATCCAATTGTTGGATGCATTTCCAATGGCTGATGGCCGTCCTATTGGTGAGTCTGCAAACTATGAATATGACTTGAACCATTTTTATAAAAACAGAGATCCACGTTTCTACAAGACTTTTGTCTTCAATGGTGCTCAATGGCCATATAAAGAGGATCAAAACTATAGACACTGGAGTTATAGGTGGTTTAAAAATACTGGTGATGCAACCCCAAATAATACCACAGAAACAAGTGGAGCAAATGCCAGTGGTATCTATATGAGAAAATCTACCAATCCAAATGCTTCCAACGCGGACAACTTTTCTGTGAGTGGTACTGATATTATGGAAATCCGTTTTGCTGAAGTGGTATTGGATATTGCTGAGGCAGCTATCGGCATTGGAAATATTCAGGAAGGTTTGAATGCGATCATGGAAGTAAGAGAGCGTGCAGGAGTTGAGAATCTAGATGGATCTTTCGGCCTTGGAAGTGGATTAAGCAGAGATGAGGCTTTTGCTAAGGTGCTAACTGAGAGAAAAATCGAATTTGCTTTTGAAGGCAGAAGATTCTGGGATTTGAGAAGATGGTTGTTGATGGATGATACCTATGGTACTACAACTAGGCTAGGTTTTGAGCCAATAGACGGTATGAGAAGAAAAGGAATCTATGTGATGGTAAAAGATGATGCTGGTGAGTTTTATGCTGGGGGGAGTGATCCTTTGATTGGAGATGAAGATGGCAATGCCATTATTGTAAATCGTTCTCCAGAAGAATATCCTGAAGGTATTGAAACTGAAGAGGAATATTTGGATTACCTCTATGACAATTATTTTGAAGTACAGATTAAGGATGATCTTGATCCAACCAATAATAATTGGACATTCACCTGGTATCCAGAGTACACCTTCTTTGGACTAAATGAAAATGTCCTAAGCACTTCACCTTATTTGGAGCAGACTATTGGATGGCCAAGTATGAAAGGTGAGGGTACTTTTGATCCTCTTGCTGAGTAA
- a CDS encoding pectate lyase family protein, with translation MIKSLLSILLSILAFSAAFAQYPDVPAEARAKSDSIMSANQKLSDEAWRDAWPIVLKEMEEGKPYVPWAFRPTDIPQANIPAFPGAEGGGMYSFGGRGGKVLTVTSLEDRGPGTLREACEKGGARIVVFNVAGIIKLKSPLIIRAPYITIAGQTAPGDGVCVAGESVWIDTHDVVIRHMRFRRGETFVGRRDDAIGGNPVGNIMIDHVSASWGLDENMSMYRHMYSPGGDYKEVKRGTVNITIQNSIFSEALDTYNHSLGSTLGGENCSFMRNLWANNAGRNPSIGWNGIFNFVNNVVFNWSHRTTDGGDYMAKYNIMNNYYKPGPATPKDEPIAYRILRPDAVLSRLDTTVFGRAHITGNIVEGFDKVSQDNWEGGIQLNGKKGEMTLSEAKHYFPRIKSNKSFPMPEMAIMPAQEAYEFVLANVGATLPHRDPVDERVIRTVKTGKAEYVKGLNPEDYYQFEHRRLPRDAYKMGIITDISQVGGYPEYKGKPYQDSDKDGMPDKWEKKQGLDPKDPTDANGDLNGDGYTNIEKYINGIDTKQKTDWSKLANNHDTLAKNGLGR, from the coding sequence ATGATCAAATCTCTTTTAAGTATCTTATTGAGCATTTTGGCTTTTTCTGCGGCCTTTGCCCAATACCCTGATGTTCCTGCTGAAGCCCGGGCAAAGTCAGATTCAATAATGTCAGCCAACCAAAAGCTTTCAGATGAAGCCTGGAGGGATGCCTGGCCCATTGTATTAAAGGAAATGGAAGAAGGTAAGCCATATGTTCCATGGGCTTTCAGGCCGACTGATATTCCTCAAGCGAATATTCCTGCCTTCCCTGGTGCCGAAGGAGGAGGAATGTACAGCTTTGGGGGCCGGGGAGGAAAAGTTCTCACTGTAACCAGTTTGGAAGATCGAGGTCCAGGTACGCTTAGGGAAGCCTGTGAAAAAGGTGGAGCTAGGATTGTGGTTTTTAATGTGGCTGGGATCATCAAATTGAAATCGCCGCTAATTATTAGAGCACCTTATATTACCATCGCAGGTCAAACTGCTCCAGGTGATGGCGTTTGTGTGGCAGGTGAATCTGTTTGGATTGACACCCATGATGTGGTGATACGCCATATGCGGTTCCGGAGAGGCGAAACTTTTGTAGGTAGAAGAGATGATGCAATAGGCGGTAATCCGGTAGGAAATATTATGATTGATCACGTTTCTGCAAGTTGGGGTTTGGACGAAAATATGTCGATGTACCGTCATATGTACAGCCCAGGCGGGGATTATAAAGAAGTTAAAAGAGGAACGGTAAATATCACCATCCAGAACAGTATATTCTCTGAGGCTTTGGATACCTACAACCACTCTTTGGGGAGTACTTTGGGAGGTGAAAATTGCTCTTTTATGAGAAATCTTTGGGCCAATAATGCGGGGAGAAATCCATCCATTGGCTGGAATGGGATTTTTAACTTTGTGAATAATGTGGTATTTAATTGGAGCCATAGGACCACCGATGGAGGGGATTATATGGCCAAATACAATATTATGAACAATTACTACAAGCCAGGTCCAGCGACTCCAAAAGATGAGCCAATTGCTTACCGGATTTTAAGGCCTGATGCAGTGCTTTCAAGATTGGACACTACCGTTTTTGGTAGAGCCCATATTACCGGAAATATTGTTGAAGGGTTTGATAAGGTGAGCCAGGACAACTGGGAAGGTGGAATTCAACTAAATGGCAAAAAAGGAGAAATGACCTTGTCTGAAGCCAAACATTATTTCCCGAGAATTAAGTCCAATAAATCTTTCCCAATGCCAGAAATGGCCATTATGCCCGCTCAGGAGGCTTATGAGTTTGTCTTGGCCAATGTTGGTGCAACATTGCCCCATCGTGATCCTGTGGATGAAAGGGTGATCCGAACGGTAAAAACTGGCAAAGCTGAATATGTGAAAGGCTTAAATCCCGAGGATTATTACCAGTTTGAGCACAGGAGGTTGCCCAGGGATGCGTATAAAATGGGAATCATTACAGATATTTCCCAGGTCGGTGGTTACCCTGAATATAAAGGCAAACCTTATCAGGACAGTGACAAAGATGGAATGCCCGACAAATGGGAGAAAAAGCAAGGCTTAGACCCTAAAGATCCAACAGATGCCAACGGAGACTTAAACGGTGATGGATACACCAATATCGAAAAGTATATCAACGGTATTGATACCAAACAAAAAACCGATTGGTCCAAGCTAGCCAATAACCATGATACTTTGGCTAAAAACGGCTTAGGAAGATAG
- a CDS encoding pectate lyase family protein — MFLFNNSTQQKGLGLGLFLCLLGFQAFAQYPEIPEALQNETDAAMAAEEQRLEQVWENIYPTIEKEAAQGKPYIPWGSYPKDFEKAEIPAFPGAEGGGAYTLGGRGGKVFVVTNLADNGPGTLREACEAGGARTIVFNVAGIIHLETPISIRAPYVTIAGQTAPGDGVCVAGETFRVDTHDVIIRHMRFRRGQTDVTRRADALGGNPMGNVIIDHCSASWGLDENMSIYRNMFKPNENSDRKKLPTSNITIQNTISAEGLDTYNHAFGSTIGGLNSTFMRNLWANNVGRNPSVGMYGDFTFANNVLFNWWNRSVDGGDYRSMFNIINNYYKPGPITPEGDIRHRIIKPESGWLDPKTFGRAYVEGNIVEGFPEVSEDNWNGGVQPGDLKPEERQKHFAYMKQEEPFPTAPMTILPAKEAFEYVMENVGAILPVRDAVDKRVIKQVRTGEINAKEGMEMEVGSEFIHRRLPKDSYKKGIIMHPDQVGGYPDYQGEPYADEDEDGIPTAWEEKYGLDPNDPTDANGDINGDGYTNIEKYFNGIDPTKKVDWTEWENNEDTLLELAKTQSRLLQ; from the coding sequence ATGTTTTTATTTAATAATTCTACTCAACAAAAAGGATTAGGCTTAGGCTTGTTCCTTTGCCTGTTGGGTTTTCAGGCTTTTGCCCAATACCCGGAAATTCCAGAAGCCCTACAAAATGAAACTGATGCGGCCATGGCTGCTGAAGAGCAAAGATTGGAACAAGTATGGGAAAATATCTACCCAACAATAGAAAAAGAAGCTGCTCAGGGGAAACCTTATATCCCTTGGGGCTCTTACCCAAAAGATTTTGAAAAGGCCGAAATTCCCGCTTTTCCAGGTGCTGAAGGCGGAGGGGCTTATACCTTAGGGGGTAGAGGCGGAAAAGTCTTTGTAGTAACTAATTTGGCTGATAATGGCCCCGGAACATTAAGGGAAGCCTGTGAGGCAGGTGGCGCCAGAACTATCGTTTTTAATGTGGCTGGAATCATCCACTTGGAAACCCCAATCAGTATCAGAGCTCCTTATGTGACTATTGCCGGTCAAACCGCTCCAGGTGATGGTGTTTGTGTGGCTGGAGAGACTTTCAGGGTGGATACCCATGATGTGATCATCCGTCACATGAGATTCAGAAGAGGGCAAACAGATGTTACCCGTAGAGCTGATGCATTAGGAGGAAACCCCATGGGAAATGTGATTATCGACCATTGTTCTGCAAGTTGGGGCTTGGATGAAAACATGTCCATTTACAGAAACATGTTTAAGCCCAATGAGAATTCTGACCGTAAAAAATTGCCAACTTCCAATATCACCATTCAAAACACCATTTCTGCCGAAGGTTTGGATACTTATAACCACGCATTTGGAAGTACCATTGGTGGTTTGAACAGTACCTTTATGCGAAACCTTTGGGCCAATAATGTGGGTAGAAACCCATCTGTCGGCATGTATGGTGATTTTACTTTTGCCAATAACGTACTTTTCAACTGGTGGAACAGATCCGTGGACGGTGGTGATTACCGCTCCATGTTCAATATCATCAACAATTATTACAAGCCAGGGCCGATCACTCCTGAAGGTGATATCCGACACAGGATCATCAAACCGGAATCTGGTTGGTTGGATCCAAAAACTTTTGGCCGCGCTTATGTGGAGGGTAATATCGTAGAAGGCTTCCCGGAAGTTTCTGAAGATAACTGGAATGGTGGAGTTCAACCTGGAGATTTGAAGCCAGAAGAACGCCAAAAGCATTTCGCCTATATGAAGCAAGAAGAGCCATTTCCAACTGCTCCCATGACCATTTTGCCTGCCAAAGAGGCTTTTGAATATGTAATGGAAAATGTTGGGGCCATTCTTCCTGTTCGGGATGCTGTAGATAAAAGAGTAATCAAGCAAGTAAGAACTGGGGAAATAAATGCCAAAGAAGGAATGGAAATGGAAGTGGGAAGTGAATTTATCCACAGAAGGCTTCCAAAAGACTCCTACAAAAAAGGTATCATCATGCACCCTGACCAAGTGGGGGGGTATCCAGATTACCAAGGGGAGCCTTATGCGGATGAAGACGAGGATGGCATTCCAACTGCCTGGGAAGAAAAATATGGCCTGGATCCTAATGATCCAACCGATGCCAATGGTGACATCAATGGGGATGGCTACACCAACATTGAAAAATATTTTAATGGCATAGATCCAACCAAAAAAGTGGATTGGACCGAATGGGAAAATAACGAAGACACTTTGCTTGAACTTGCAAAGACCCAGAGTAGGCTGCTTCAATAA
- a CDS encoding DUF3826 domain-containing protein, with protein sequence MKKVILSAFVMLLTIGANVVNAQDFDPEYVKVTNERARKIVDKMDIQSEEKADLVTDYIAKQYRNLSVIHDARDAKIEAVKETYEGEKEARKIKKAEKKADKKMDRLHKKFIDQLSSELTDEQVEEVKNGMTYHVAPNTFKVYQEMVPDLTEEQKAKIWSWLAEAREHAMDAGSSHAKHAWFGKYKGKINNYLSGLGVDLKKAEKEMFERKAQNN encoded by the coding sequence ATGAAAAAAGTAATATTATCAGCATTTGTGATGCTTCTTACAATAGGAGCTAATGTGGTCAACGCACAAGACTTTGATCCTGAATATGTAAAAGTCACCAATGAGCGTGCCCGTAAGATTGTGGATAAAATGGATATCCAAAGTGAAGAAAAAGCTGACCTGGTAACAGATTATATTGCCAAGCAATATAGGAACCTGAGTGTGATCCATGATGCCAGGGATGCCAAAATCGAAGCGGTAAAAGAAACTTATGAAGGGGAAAAAGAAGCAAGAAAGATCAAAAAGGCCGAAAAAAAGGCAGACAAAAAAATGGATCGTCTGCACAAAAAATTCATCGACCAATTGTCTTCAGAATTGACTGATGAGCAGGTGGAAGAGGTGAAAAATGGCATGACTTATCATGTTGCTCCTAATACCTTCAAAGTATATCAGGAGATGGTTCCTGATTTAACCGAAGAGCAAAAAGCAAAAATCTGGAGCTGGTTGGCAGAAGCAAGGGAACATGCCATGGATGCAGGTTCATCCCATGCCAAACATGCTTGGTTTGGCAAATACAAAGGTAAAATCAACAATTACCTTTCTGGATTGGGAGTGGATCTGAAAAAAGCAGAAAAGGAAATGTTTGAGCGTAAAGCCCAAAATAATTAA